From Fulvivirga lutea:
CACCTACAGGTAACAAAATATACGTTGGACAATTCGTTTGAAGAATATCCTATATCCATTAATACACCATTGTATAATACTCCGGAGCTTTTTCCTTATGTAGATCATGTGCAGGAATTTAGCCACAAAGCAGGGTTAATAAAAACAGATGATGCCGTTACCGGAATGGTAATTAAAGGGGTGAGTGAGCGGTTTGATCAGGAACGGTTTAAACAAAACCTGAAATCGGGTAGGTTTATAGATTTTAGTGATCCCAGTTACTCTAAAGAAATTGTAATTAGTAAAAGCACGGCCAATAAGCTGGATATCAATTTAGGAGATGATATTATCGTTCATTTTTTTCAGAACCCGCCCAGATATAGAAAGTTGGATGTGGTGGGGATCTACGAAACTAACCTGTCTGAGTATTATGATGATAAGTTTATGATTGGTGATATCCGCCTAATTAAAAAATTGAATGATTGGCCCGATAGTATAGCAGGTGGATTAGAAGTATTTGTGAAGAACCCTGATCAGATGGATTATGTGGAAGAAGCTTTAAATGAAGCAGTTCCGCTGGATTTATGGGTGCAAAAGGTGAGCGATAAATATGTACAGATATTTGAATGGCTTCATTTAATCAGTCGCCAGGTAAATATTTTTTTAGGGATAATCCTTTTTGTTGTTTGTGTGAATATGATATCCATTATTTTGATTTTGATCATGGAGCGTACTCAGATGATTGGTTTGTTGAAAGCACTAGGAGGCACGAATGCTCTTATTCGTAGAATTTTTAGTCTTAATGGTGTGCAACTGGTAGCGAAGGGGCTTTTGATTGGTAATTTATTGGGTATTGGTATCTGTGTTATTCAGTACTATCTCAAAATATTTACCTTAAACCCCAAGGATTATTATATGAGCTACGTGCCTATAGGGTGGAATTGGGAAATAGTACTGGCACTTAATGTTTTAACACTTCTGGTAGTAACGGCAATTATTATCATTCCAACCATACTTATTTCCAGAATAAGGCCAATAAAGAGCATAAAATTCGATTAATATTGGTGTATCCACTTTTCGTTGCTTAACTTATATCTCTTAAATAAGCAAAAGAATGGAACCAGTTAAAGAATACACCAATGGCGAAGTAACAATTGTTTGGAAGCCAAAAACTTGCATACATTCAGAAAAATGCTGGCGCGGATTGCCAGAGGTTTTTAAACCAAAAGAAAAACCCTGGATTGATGCGGAAGGAGCATCTACCGATGAAATTGTAAGTCAGGTGAAGAAATGCCCTTCAGGTGCATTGAGTTATTACATGAACAACGAAGAAAACAAAAAAGAGATGAGTAAAATTGAAGTAACAGTTTTAGAAAACGGGCCTTTAATGGTATCCGGTGGATGTGAAATCACGCATAAAGATGGCACTAAAGAAACGAAAGAAAAAGCAGCGTTTTGCAGATGCGGACACTCAGCGAATAAGCCTTTTTGCGATGGATCACATAAGGCCGAGGATTTTAAAGGTTAGCCCTTGTTCATAATAATTTCTTCTATTAATTGAAGAAAACCTTCTTCGCCATATCTGTTGAGATAAGCTTTTAATTGCTTTGTGTCGTAATCAGTCATCACAAAATGATTGATAAAGTAATCTATTTTGTCCTGCGTATTTTTCATCCTGCTTAACTCACCCTTATTGGTGGCAAGTATATATTCAATTTTGGATTTATATGCCTTTTCACCCACAATCCCAAAGTCTAAAAGTTCGTCTAATTCTACATTCATCGTTACTTCATACATTTGACCCTTCAATTGTAATCAATTAAGTAGACTGGGTAAAGTGGGGATCTTTGGAAGAGAGTATTAAATACTAGTGGTTTTCAATCAATTTAATAGGTGATTTTACCTAATCGTAAATTTGAAAAACGTTGATTTTAAGCTAATTGCGAACAAAAAGTGTAATTAGTAAAAACAGTAGGTGCTAGAATAAAAAAAATAAAATATTTTTTTATTAAGAGGCCGAAGCCGGTATGTATTTTTTGAAGAAACTATCGATTTTCATTCGAATTACTCCAAAAAAAGCTTCTTTAAAAATGGAGCCAGACATTTTGGATTTTCCACGGGTTCTATCAGTAAACACAATTGGAACCTCGTTTAATTTGAACCCAAATTTCAATGCCGTAAACTTCATTTCTATTTGGAACGCATACCCAATGAATTTAATATTATCCAAATCAATGGCTTCCAGTACTTGCCTTCTAAAGCAAACGAAACCAGCCGTGGTGTCATTTATAGGCATTCCGGTGATAAAACGTACGTAAATACTAGCGAAATACGACATTATCACTCTGCCCATAGGCCAATTCACAACATTAACACCTGAAATATATCGTGAGCCAATAGCTAAATCGTTGCCGTTTTTAGCACAAGAATCGTAAAGTCTGATTAAATCTTTGGGGTTGTGAGAAAAGTCGGCATCCATTTCAAAAATAAAATCGTAGCCTTTTTCAATGGCGAACTTGAATCCCGTAATATAGGCTGTGCCTAACCCTAATTTGCCCGAACGCTCAATCAGGTGAAGTGTAGTTTCACCCAAATTAGTTTGTTGCAGTTCCTTAACAATATTACCTGTACCATCAGGTGAACCATCATCCACTATCAAAATATCAAAAGCTTTCGGTAGTGAAACGACTGCATCAATGATTAGACGTATATTGTCTTTCTCATTATAGGTAGGTATAATTACTAGGCTGTCGTTCAAGTTTTGTAGTTGCTATGAATCTCAAAAATAGTAAATCCAAACCAATCTTATTTTATAAGATTTGAATTTCTAATCATTATACTATTTTTACCCCTCTTTTGTTTTACTAAAATTCATGGATTTTGAATAAATGTATTTTTCTTGACCGAGACGGTGTTTTAAATAAGGATTTTGTTGATTATGTGTATTCTGAGGATAAGTTATTTATCCTTCCTGGGGTGGAGGATTCACTAAAGTCACTAAAAAATGCAGGATACTTGATTATAGTAATCACCAACCAATCAGGAATTACGAAAGGAATTTATTCAGAAGAAGATATGCATAAGGTGCACGACATTATGCAACAAAAGTGGGATAACGCCATCGATGATTTTTACTTTGCTCCTGGCCATCCAAGTTTTTCAGAAACCTTGTCGCGCAAGCCAGGTTCGTTAATGTTTGAAAGAGCCATTGCGAAGTACAACATCGATACAAAACTATCTTGGATGATAGGTGATAAAGACAGAGATTTGATTCCAGCCAAAAAACTAGGGATTAAAACTATCCAGGTAGATCATTCAGACAGCATCAACGCTGATTATAAGGTAAAAGATCTACCTGATGCGGTAGAAGTTATTTTCGGTTAATAGCCAAGCGTTTTAAGCATTGAATCGCTGGTTTGCTCATCGGCAAATAGCTTAGTTGTAACCTTACCGTTTTTATCCTTATCAATTAAAACATGCTTAGGTGCGGGTATTAAACAATGTTGTATACCCCCATAGCCACCTAGCGACTCTTGATAAGCCCCAGTATGGAAAAATCCAATATACAATGGGTCTGTCTCATTAGACTCTAACATTGGCAAGAATACCTCACTGGTATGTGCCTCAGAGTTATAATAGTCCATACTATCACATGTTAAACCACCTATATTCACCTTATGATACATATTATCCCATTTATTCAATGGCAACATGATGTATTTTTGGTTCAGACCCCATGCATCAGGTAAATGAGTGATGAAAGAACCATCAATCATATACCACAACTCTTTGTCATTTTGCAGCTTTTCATTCATGATGGAGTATAGCACTGCACCACTTTCGCCAACGGTAAAGCTTCCAAATTCAGTAAAAATGTTTGGTACTGGAACATTATTCTTGCCGCAAATCCACTTAATATTTTCTACAATCTGCTCGATCATGTACTTGTAGTCATATTCAAAGTGCAATGAAGTTTTGATAGGAAAGCCACCACCAATATCAATAGTATCTAACTCGGGGCAGTCCTTTTTAAGTTCACAATACTTGAAAATAAATCGGCTTAGTTCACTCCAGTAGTAGGCGGTATCCTTAATGCCTGTATTAATAAAAAAGTGAAGCATTTTAAGTTTAGCCTTTTTGCTTGGCTTAATCTGATCTTTATACAGATGGTTGATATCACCATATCGGATTCCTAACCGAGAAGTATAGAACTCAAAATTTGGTTCTTCATCTGCAGCCACACGAATACCAACATGATATTCACCATTCACATGCTCTTCATAGTGACTGAGTTCCGTCAGGTTATCAAGCACCGGAATGCAGTTTTTAAAACCATCATTCAATAGGCCTGAAATGTATTCACGGTAAAGTGGCCTTTTAAAACCATTGCAAACGATGTATGTGTTTTTATTGATCTTTCCCTTCTCATGTAGTTTTCTAACAATGGGAATATCATAAGATGATGAAGTCTCAATATGAATATCATTATTTAAAGCTTCTTCAAGAATAAAGTTGAAATGCGATGATTTGGTGCAATAACAATAGGTGTATGAGCCTTCATATTTATGTTTTTCGAAAGCATCGGCAAACAACTTTTTAGCATACCTGATGTTTTCGCCAATTTTTGGCAAATAAGTTAATTTAAGAGGCGTTCCATATTTTTTAATGATGTCCATCAAAGGCACATCATGAAAATGTAGTTCATCATTAATAACCTGGAATTCCTTCTGAGGAAAGTAAAATGTTTGTTCTATTAAATCAACGTATTTCTTCATGCATCTGGTGCTTTTCTGTCTTTTAACATTACCATGCAATATTGGTATAAATTAGCAATCTTTGCAAAGCCAAATTTCTTGAGGCTACTGATAAGTTAATAAAAAACAATTATGGAAAAGAATATTTCCGAAGATAGGATACGAATCATACAGGTGAAATCAGAAATTGCAGCAGGTACAAGAGGAGCCAGTTTAGGTATAGATGCCCTTAAAATAGCAAGCTTAGACCTTAACTCTGATTATTTCACAAGATTTGATGAAGAAGAAGTTGAGACGGTTAACGAAATTCTTTTTGATGGTTTTGAGCATCCACATGCTAAGTTTATTGATGGCGTCTATACGATGGAGTCAAGGGTTTCTGAAATGGTGAAAAAGGTGCTGGATGAAGATAATTTTCCATTAGTACTTGCTGGCGATCATTCCACTGCGGCCGGCACAATCATGGGCATTAAAAATCACTATAAAAACAAACGACTTGGTGTAATCTGGATTGATGCACATGCCGATTTACATACACCTTACACTACCCCTTCAGGTAATATGCACGGTATGCCGTTAGCTATGGTTGGTTCTTTAGATAATATGGATTGTCGAATCAACAACCCAAAAAAGGAAACTGTTGAATTGTGGGAAAAAATAAAAAATATCGGTTTCAAAGGCCCGAAAATTGACCTTTCTGACATTGTATTCATTTCAGCCCGCGACCTGGAAGAACCAGAACAGTTCTTGCTGAATAAATACTCAATTAAAAACTTCACTACTGATGAGGTTAGAAAGCTTGGCGCCAAAGAAGTGGCCAAACAAGCATTAGACCGTCTTGATAACTGCGACATTATTTACGTTTCTTTTGATGTTGATAGTATGGACTCAGAGATTTCTGTTGGTACCGGTACACCAGTAAAAAATGGATTAACTGCAGAAGAGGCTAAAATTTTGAATTGCGAGTTAGTAAAATCTCCAAAGTTAGTAGGCTGGGAGATGGTGGAAGTAAATCCAACATTGGATACTGAAAACAAAATGGCAGAAACTGCTTTTGAAATATTGGAAGAAACTACCAATAGCATGCTTGGTTAAGCAATGGCCAAACAAATAACGGATACCATATTAATGATTCGTCCGGCACGTTTTAGAATGAACGAGCAGACAGCATTAAATAATTACTACCAGCGAGCCATAGAGAATTTAACTGCTGAGCAAATTCAGGAGCAAGCTCTGGGTGAGTTTGATTCATTTGTTGAAAAACTAAGATCTCATTTAGTTGAAGTGATTGTTGTTGAAGATACACTTTCACCTGATACACCAGATTCTATTTTTCCCAATAACTGGATATCATTTCATGAAGATGGGAGAGTAGGTATATATCCGATGTATGCCGAGAATAGGAGACAAGAAAGGCGTTCAGATATCATTGAGAAAATCAGGGAGACCCACAATGTGAAAGCTCTTGTAGATTTCACGGAGTTTGAAAGCTCAAATCAATTTCTGGAAGGTACAGGAAGTATGATTTTAGATAGAGTGAATAAACTATCATACGCTGCTTTATCTGAACGAACGAACAGCAAGCCGCTAGAGGATTTTTGCAAGGCCTTTGGTTATGAAGCAGTAACTTTTGTGGCAAATCAGACCGTTGATAATCAACGAAAACCAATTTATCACACAAATGTGATGATGTGTGTAGCAGAGGATTTTTGTATTATCTGCCTAGAGTCAATTGACAATGTAGAAGAAAAGCAGCAGGTTGTTTCCAAGTTAAAAGAGACCAATAAAGAAATTATTGAGATTACTGAAGGTCAAAAGCTGCATTTTGCAGGCAATATGCTTCAAGTTAGAAATAGAGAAGGCAAACCTTTCTTAATTATGAGTCAGGCAGCTTATCGATCATTAGAACCATCTCAAATAAAGCACATTGAAAAGTACTGCTCAATACTATACAGTTCACTTGATACCATTGAAGCACTAGGTGGGGGCAGTGCTCGCTGTATGATGGCAGAAATATTTTTGCCCAAAAGATTATAGTGTAACTTTGAAATTCAATTAAAAAGACATTATCATGGCAACAAGTCCTATATCAAACTTTATTGACAATAACTATTTACATTTTAATGCTGCTGCTTTAGTTGATGCTGCAAAAGGATATAAAAAGCATCTTGAAGAAGATAAGAAAATGCTTATCTCGCTTGCCGGAGCAATGAGTACCGGTGAACTAGGCAAGTCATTGGCTGAAATGATCAGGCAGGATAAAGTACATATTATTTCATGCACAGGAGCCAACCTGGAGGAAGATGTAATGAATTTAGTTGCGCATTCACATTATAGAAGGGTTCCCAATTACCGCGATTTAACTCCACAGGAAGAGTGGGATTTGTTAGAAAAAGGATTAAACAGAGTAACAGATACGTGCATCCCGGAAGAAGAAGCTTTCAGAAGAATACAAAAACATATTTTCAAAATTTGGAAAGATGCTGAAGATAATGGTGAGAGACTATTTCCACACGAATTCCTGTTCAGACTACTAAATTCAGGCATTATGGAACAATACTACGAGATTGATCCTAAAAATAGCTGGATGGTTGAAGCTGCCAAGAAGAACCTACCAATGGTAGTTCCAGGCTGGGAAGATTCTACACTGGGAAATATTTTCGCTTCCTACTGCATTAAAGGCGAGCTGAAGGCCTCAACCATGAAATCTGGTATTGAATATATGATGTGGTTGGCCGATTGGTACACAGATAATGCTGAAGATAAAGGAATAGGATTCTTCCAAATTGGCGGAGGTATTGCTGGAGACTTTCCTATTTGCGTGGTTCCAATGTTGTATCAGGACATGGAAAGAGAAGATACCCCATTTTGGAGTTATTTCTGTCAGATTTCTGATTCTACCACTAGTTACGGTAGCTATTCAGGAGCTGTACCAAACGAGAAAATTACCTGGGGCAAGCTAGATATTAATACACCTAAATACATTGTGGAGTCAGATGCGACTATTGTTGCACCACTCATTTTTGGATACGTTTTGGGCTGGTAATATGGAAGCTAAAACACAAGACAATTCTACCTATCTACTCAAGATTCGAAACATAGTTTTAGACGACTATGAAAGGATTGTTGAGGTCATGCACAAGAGCTACCCCACCATGCGCGATGATTTATGGGAAAAGAAAAACATCAAGAAGCTACTTGATATTTTTCCTGAGGGTCAGATATGTGTGGAGGATAATGGTGTGCTTGTAGCTTTTGCTCTTTCAATCATTGTTGATTATAAAAAGTTTGGAGACAATCACACGTACGACCAAATCATTGGTGGCAAAGCAGCCTCTTTTAAGACACATGACGATGAAGGGGATGTGTTGTATGGTATAGATGTGTGTGTTGATACAGATTACCGAGGCCTAAGACTGGGTAGACGTTTATATGACGCTCGAAAGGAATTGTGCGAGAATCTGAACCTTAAATCAATAATAGCAGGTGGAAGAATGCCTAATTATCATAAGCATAGTGAGGAGCTAACACCCAGACAGTACATACAAAAAGTGAGGGACAAGGAAATTTATGATCCTGTGCTTTACTTTCAGATGAGCAATGATTTTCACGTAAAAAAGGTATTAAAGAGATACCTGCCAGATGATAAGGAAAGTGCACAGAATGCCGTACTCATTGAGTGGAATAATATTTACTATCAGGATAGCATTGACATCGGATCAGGAAGGTCTCATGCCAGAATTGGTGTAGTTCAATGGCAGTTGCGTGCGGTTAGAAACTTAGAGTCATTTTTTGATAATGTTGAATTCTTTGTGGATGCCGTAAGTGGTTATAAAGCAGATTTTGTGCTTTTTCCAGAGCTATTTAATGCGCCTTTAATGGCTGAATTTAATGAGGATAATGCCGCTACCGCTATCAGAAATCTAGCTGGTTATACAGATCAGATAAGAGATAAAATGCTTCAATTTGCTTTGGAGTACAATATCAACATTATAGCGGGCAGTATGCCTGTGTATGAGGACGATAAGCTTTACAACGTGGCTTATTTGCTCCGAAGGGATGGAACATGGGAAGTACAACCAAAAATACATGTAACGCCAGCTGAACGTTCCGATTGGGGAATGACCGGGGGCAATAAAATCAAGGCTTTTGATACTGATGCAGGTAAAATAGGTATCCTAATTTGCTATGATGCAGAATTCCCTGAGTTGAGCAGGATCTTGGCCGATCAAGGTATGCAAATATTATTTGTGCCATTTGCCACCGACATGCAGAATGGGTATTTAAGAGTTCGATTGTGCTCGCAAGCAAGGGCCATTGAAAATGAATGCTATGTAGCTATATCTGGTAGTGTGGGTAATTTGCCTAAAGTAGTGAATATGGATATTCAGTTTGGTCAATCAGCGGTTTTTTCACCTTCTGACTTTGCCTTTCCATCCAATGCAACAGTTGCTGAAGGCACACCCAATACAGAAAATACCATTATCTGCGATGTTGATTTGAATGATCTTAAACATTTGAATATGCATGGTAGTGTAAGAAACCTAAACGATAGACGAAAAGACCTCTATGAGGTGAAATTGAAAAAATAAATGAACATAGAAACCACATTAGTACAATCCATTTCAAAGGCATTTAGTGAGCTATTTAATGCATCTCTAAGTGAAAGTGAAATCAGCCTTCAGCCGACAAGAAAAGAATTTGAAGGTTCACACACTTTTGTTTGCTTTCCTTATGCTCGCTTATCCAAAAAGAATCCTGAGGAAACAGGGAAGGCCATCGGGGAGTACTTAAAATCCAACTGCGACATAGTTGCCGATTTTAACGTGGTAAAAGGTTTCTTAAATATTGAGCTTTCTGATGCTACTTGGTTAGCCGTATTTAAAGATATTCATGGAGCTGAAAACTTCGGTTTCTTTCCATCGAACGGAGAAGAGGTGATGGTGGAGTATTCGTCACCAAACACAAACAAGCCTTTGCATTTAGGACATTTGAGAAACAACTTTTTGGGTTGGTCAGTGGCTGAAATTTTAAAGGCCAATGGTAATAAAGTGCATAAAGTACAGATCATTAATGACAGAGGCATTCATATCTGTAAATCAATGATTGCCTGGCTGGATTACGGTAATGGTGAAACTCCTGAATCAACAGGGAAGAAAGGCGATAAACTGGTGGGTGATTACTATGTGAAATTCGATAAAGAATATAAAAAGCAAATCGCTGAGCTTGTTGAAGGAGGCATGACTAAAGAGGAGGCTGAAAAGCAAGCGCCTATATTTAAAAAAGCTCAGGACTTATTATTAAAATGGGAGAAAAAAGACCCTGAAGTTTACGAGCTATGGGAGAAGATGAATGGCTGGGTATATGAAGGCTTCGATGCTACCTATAAGCAAATGGGCGTTGATTTTGATAAGCTCTATTATGAATCTGATACCTATTTATTGGGGAAAGATCAGGCACAGGTAGGGGTAGACAAAGGTATTTTCTTTAAAAAAGATGATGGGTCGGTTTGGGTAGACCTGACGGAAGATGGTCTTGACGAAAAGCTGATTTTAAGAGCTGATGGCACCTCTGTGTACATGACTCAGGATATTGGAACGGCCATTTTAAGATTTAAGGATTTCCCTAAAATCTCAAAACAAATATATACAGTCGGTAATGAGCAGGAATATCACTTCAAAGTTTTGTTTCTGATTCTAGATAAACTAGGTTATGAGTGGGCGAAAGAATGCTATCATCTTTCCTATGGTATGGTAGATCTGCCTACCGGCAAGATGAAATCAAGAGAAGGTACAGTGGTAGATGCCGATGATTTGATGCAGGAAATGATGACCACTGCAAAAGAACATACAGAAGAGCTGGGCAAGGTAGACGATTTCACAGAAGAGCAAGCAGAGGAACTATATAATACGTTGGGGCTCGGAGCATTGAAATACTTTTTATTGAAGGTTGACCCTAAAAAACGTATGTTGTTTGATCCCCAGGAATCCATTCAATTTCAGGGAAATACAGCACCATTTATTCAATACACGCACGCAAGAATCTCAGCGATACTGCGAAAAGCCAATCAATTAGGTGTTGTGCCCACCGCGGCTGACTTTGACCTTGATAAAGGGCTACAGAGCTCTGAAAGGAATCTGATATTTCTATTGAACGATTATCCCGAAAAAATTAAGGAAGCTGGTGACCACTATTCACCTGATACCATTGCCAATTATGTATATGAGTTAGCAAAAGAGTATAATCGTTTTTATCAGGAAATATCGATTTTCAATGAGCAAAACGAAGCTGCCTTTAAGTTTAGAATAGCACTTTCAAAAGTAGTGGCGGAAACTATTCAGAAAGCAATGGGACTATTAGGCATTACAGTTCCGGAGAGAATGTAATCAATTTATAGGATTGCCGTTATTGTCAAATTCATTTCTCAACCTATGTTCGACATAGGGTATATGTGCTATTAATAGCACGATGAGCGTTATTACTGAGAAATTTATTGCTGATTCTGTGGGTAAGGAATATATCAATAGGATTTGAAACAAGCTGGTAATTATTCCTATTCCAACTATCATTTTAGCAGATAGTTGATTCGCAAAATCCCATGTTTCTTGCGATTTTCTTGACATGGGAGTTCTGTAGCCATAGAACGCATTGTTACTCTTTGGCGGGAAATTTAAAAATAAAAGACCCATGACTGTCATTAGTGGTCCGAATACTAAGTGTATCATTTTATGGAGAAATTGGGAATTTAATTCGACCAAACCATTTAGATTTTACTCTAATGGTAACACCTGGCTGTTCAAATTGATCTGTTTCGTAACCATAGTTAATTGGTTCTGGAAGTTGAGACGGATCAAAAGCTGTTTTTAAATTACTCTGATAAGCGATTGGGTATTGAAATAATAGTGGAGCATTATCAAGATTTAAATTGTAATTGCTAAGGTTAGCTTCCGTTAAGTTAGTTACTTGAGCCTTGTTCAAATTTGGGTTAACCTGAGCGTGAACTGAATTGATATTCAAAAATACACTTATAGCAATAACTATTGTTAAAAATTTCATATTACTAATGTAGTTATTTATTAAGCTTAAAACTCATAGATGAGCTTCTTAATCGTCCATTCACATCAAATTGATAGGTCGTTTTTATCGGCCTGTTGTTCCACATAAAGTTACTTTCTTGCGTGGTGCCAATCCATGATTGATTGACAGGTACAAATGGTACTTGAACATCCCAAATATTACCAGATTCCACAAATTGTAAGCTTGAGAACTCAAGCGTATAGTTTTGACGGAAATCAGGAAAAGTAAATTCTGGTTTAGTAATCAAATTACTCACTTCCTTTTTTTCAAAGTACTTATTTATTTGCCCCCAACTATTAGTAGATAATAGAATTAACACGAATAATAACAGTTTCTTTTCCATGGCGTTGTATTTTTGCTTCTATAATTTACATTATTTATAAAACAACTACAATGAAAAAATGGTTAACGGCATTTAGATTACGTACGCTGCCTTTAGCATTATCAAGCATAGGAATGGGCAGTTTTATTGCCGCTGCTGAGGGAGTCTTCAATGTAGCAATATTCACACTGTGTGCTTTAACCACCATTTTTTTGCAAATACTATCTAATTTGGCGAATGATTATGGCGATTCAGTAAACGGAGCTGACCATAATGAAAGACAAGGCCCTAGTCGTATGGTTCAGTCAGGTGCCATTACCTTAAATCAGATGAAGGCGGCTATGTTTGTGTTTGTCTTACTTTCGTTGATAAGTGGTATTTTGTTATTGTATGTATCATTTGGTTTAAACTGGCAGGCATTCCTATTCTTTTTTGCTGTTGGCATAGGAGCTATATTGGCCGCTATAGCGTATACCGCTGGTAGAAAACCCTACGGGTATATTGGCCTGGGCGACCTTTCAGTATTTATTTTCTTTGGTATTGTTGGAGTGGTCGGATCGTATTATTTATACGCCAACACATTTAAATGGGATCTGTTATTGCCTGCAATTAGCTGTGGACTTTTTTCTGTGGCGGTATTAAATGTGAATAATATTCGTGATATAGAATCAGATAAGAAGGCCGGTAAATACTCTGTGCCAGTGAGGATAGGAAGGTCTGCAGCAATTAATTATCATGTGGCTATTATTTTTATTGGAGTTGCCTCAGCATGCACATACATACTTTTGAATTACACATCAATCACCCAGTTTTCGTTTGTAATTATGGTACCGCTATTCATCGCCAACATAAAAGCAGTGAAAACCAAGATGAACCCTAATGAATTGGACCCTTATCTTAAACAAATGGCTTTGTCTACGTTGTTGTTTGTAGTCCTTTTTGGAATAGGGCAATTAATTTAATAATTTGATTAAGATCAGTTGAGAGCGTGATTTAGAGCATACGAATCTAGATTGTAGTTTCTCAATATTGTATTAACAAAAGATATTAATCATGAAAAAGATACTCGTTCCTACCGATTTTTCAGAGCTGGCAAAAAATGCGACAGACCTTGCAGCTAATCTCGCACAAAAAGTCAATGCCGAAATAATCTTACTTCATGTGGTAGAGGATGCTTCAGTTGCTTCGGTACAATATACCGGTGAATTGGCAATGCCAAATATGCAGGACAGATTATTCATCTATAAACTCATTGAAAACGCCAAACATGAATTCGATGAGGTGAAGGATAAACATAAAGGAGTAAAAATTAAGGAGGAGATAAGAGTAGGTAATCCGTATTACAGTGTACAGGATATGGTGGGTGAGTATAATATTGATTTAGTGGTGATGGGTACCAAAGGAGCATCTGGCGCCAAAGAATTGTTCATTGGATCTAATGCCGAAAAGGTGGTAAGGCATGCTAAATGCCCGGTACTTACTGTTCATGGCAAGGCCGATATCAATAAATTAAAAAATATTGCCTTTGCTACAGGTTTGAAAGATGCACAAGGCAAACACATAGAAATCATTAAAACAATCAGCGAATTCTTCGATGTGAATACTCACATAGTACGAATCAATACTCCAAACAATTTCCAAACTGATGTAGACTCTGTACGCGAACTGCATGAATATGCGAAGGAAAGCGGTATTCAAAAATACGATGTAAGAATTTTCAATGATGTAACGGAGGAAGAAGGCATCATTCACTTTGCTGATGAAATTGATGCTGATTTGATTGTGATGGCTACTCATGGAAGAAAAGGCTTAGCA
This genomic window contains:
- the ctlX gene encoding citrulline utilization hydrolase CtlX — its product is MAKQITDTILMIRPARFRMNEQTALNNYYQRAIENLTAEQIQEQALGEFDSFVEKLRSHLVEVIVVEDTLSPDTPDSIFPNNWISFHEDGRVGIYPMYAENRRQERRSDIIEKIRETHNVKALVDFTEFESSNQFLEGTGSMILDRVNKLSYAALSERTNSKPLEDFCKAFGYEAVTFVANQTVDNQRKPIYHTNVMMCVAEDFCIICLESIDNVEEKQQVVSKLKETNKEIIEITEGQKLHFAGNMLQVRNREGKPFLIMSQAAYRSLEPSQIKHIEKYCSILYSSLDTIEALGGGSARCMMAEIFLPKRL
- a CDS encoding deoxyhypusine synthase family protein, which translates into the protein MATSPISNFIDNNYLHFNAAALVDAAKGYKKHLEEDKKMLISLAGAMSTGELGKSLAEMIRQDKVHIISCTGANLEEDVMNLVAHSHYRRVPNYRDLTPQEEWDLLEKGLNRVTDTCIPEEEAFRRIQKHIFKIWKDAEDNGERLFPHEFLFRLLNSGIMEQYYEIDPKNSWMVEAAKKNLPMVVPGWEDSTLGNIFASYCIKGELKASTMKSGIEYMMWLADWYTDNAEDKGIGFFQIGGGIAGDFPICVVPMLYQDMEREDTPFWSYFCQISDSTTSYGSYSGAVPNEKITWGKLDINTPKYIVESDATIVAPLIFGYVLGW
- a CDS encoding GNAT family N-acetyltransferase; its protein translation is MEAKTQDNSTYLLKIRNIVLDDYERIVEVMHKSYPTMRDDLWEKKNIKKLLDIFPEGQICVEDNGVLVAFALSIIVDYKKFGDNHTYDQIIGGKAASFKTHDDEGDVLYGIDVCVDTDYRGLRLGRRLYDARKELCENLNLKSIIAGGRMPNYHKHSEELTPRQYIQKVRDKEIYDPVLYFQMSNDFHVKKVLKRYLPDDKESAQNAVLIEWNNIYYQDSIDIGSGRSHARIGVVQWQLRAVRNLESFFDNVEFFVDAVSGYKADFVLFPELFNAPLMAEFNEDNAATAIRNLAGYTDQIRDKMLQFALEYNINIIAGSMPVYEDDKLYNVAYLLRRDGTWEVQPKIHVTPAERSDWGMTGGNKIKAFDTDAGKIGILICYDAEFPELSRILADQGMQILFVPFATDMQNGYLRVRLCSQARAIENECYVAISGSVGNLPKVVNMDIQFGQSAVFSPSDFAFPSNATVAEGTPNTENTIICDVDLNDLKHLNMHGSVRNLNDRRKDLYEVKLKK
- the argS gene encoding arginine--tRNA ligase; the encoded protein is MNIETTLVQSISKAFSELFNASLSESEISLQPTRKEFEGSHTFVCFPYARLSKKNPEETGKAIGEYLKSNCDIVADFNVVKGFLNIELSDATWLAVFKDIHGAENFGFFPSNGEEVMVEYSSPNTNKPLHLGHLRNNFLGWSVAEILKANGNKVHKVQIINDRGIHICKSMIAWLDYGNGETPESTGKKGDKLVGDYYVKFDKEYKKQIAELVEGGMTKEEAEKQAPIFKKAQDLLLKWEKKDPEVYELWEKMNGWVYEGFDATYKQMGVDFDKLYYESDTYLLGKDQAQVGVDKGIFFKKDDGSVWVDLTEDGLDEKLILRADGTSVYMTQDIGTAILRFKDFPKISKQIYTVGNEQEYHFKVLFLILDKLGYEWAKECYHLSYGMVDLPTGKMKSREGTVVDADDLMQEMMTTAKEHTEELGKVDDFTEEQAEELYNTLGLGALKYFLLKVDPKKRMLFDPQESIQFQGNTAPFIQYTHARISAILRKANQLGVVPTAADFDLDKGLQSSERNLIFLLNDYPEKIKEAGDHYSPDTIANYVYELAKEYNRFYQEISIFNEQNEAAFKFRIALSKVVAETIQKAMGLLGITVPERM
- a CDS encoding SdpI family protein produces the protein MIHLVFGPLMTVMGLLFLNFPPKSNNAFYGYRTPMSRKSQETWDFANQLSAKMIVGIGIITSLFQILLIYSLPTESAINFSVITLIVLLIAHIPYVEHRLRNEFDNNGNPIN